TAGGCACTGAGGTAGAAGATAGATTCAACTCCACAGGCAACAGACGCAAAGGTGTAGGCTTGTGAGGGCTCTTAAACTGAGAAACTATCAAGTGAGATGAAGAATTAGAAGTAAGAAGAGGTACAGAGGTAGGAGTTTCAGAGGATAAAAccacaaaagaattagaaacGGGGGGTGACCCCGGAAGACATGGTAGTAGAGGAGCTGGTAGGCAGGAGGACCATCAAAGCTGGAGGTCTCTGAGCTACCCAAGAATAAGGAACacgaagatttccctgaaggcaGAGCCGAGAGACAAACATAGTGTAAGTAAGGCCTTCACTCTCTTTAAGATAACTGATTTCTTGTTCATTACGACAGACTAGACAACGGCgtggaagataagataagatttcgttcggatttttaaccccggagagttagccacccaggataacccaagaaagtcagtgcgtcatcgaggactgtctaacttatttccattggggtccttaatcttgtcccccaggatgcgacccacaccagtcgactaacacccaggtacctatttgctgctaggtgaacaggacaataggtgtaaggaaacgtgtcggaatttccacccgccgggaatcgaacccggaccagATCTGAAATATTTAGCAGGGTGTCTGAAGCACGAGCAGTTATGACACTCTTTGGGAGTAGGGACTACGTTTTGGTCCTCTAGGTGATGGCTCTGCAATATAAACAGAGGACAGGAGTTCACAGCAGTCAAAGGTTAACAGGCGACGCTACTGCGAGTGGGCAGGACACGTggtatccactttgagaataggaaggtcctgaagggctaattgctttAAAATATCATCACCtcaagacagaaaatcactctGTATAATGGTAAGCAATaaaaccactgtaccactgcaagaattgagagtggCGTGTTTATGAACTGTGACtggaatgttatccatggaagttATATGGAAAGATCATGAGCGTGTTCTGAATTCTGAACTGGAATGACACGCGTGACAGCTTtcaagagcatgaaaggatacaGTGGGCCCTCGGTTATCGGCGTAACCTGCTCCAGGTCGGCCTAAATCCGAAAAAGCTGAAAaccgaaatacagtggacccccaagtttcgtgattaatctgttctagaaagcctgccgaaagtcgaaattcacgaaactcgaaaccattttccccataagaaataatggaaataaaatgaatccgttccagacacccaaaaatattaaaataaatttttttttttttcaaattaaataaagatttatcaatgagaaatcaagtacatacatgtaaaaaataataacattacacttacctttactgaagacttctgggtggatagaagacgggaggaggggataagAGGAagatgtacactattgtttggaaggagaatctccttccattaggactttaggtagcaagtccttatctggggttacttcccttcttttaatgccactggaaaTAACTTTAGTCAcccgaggccaaattttgccaaaaaaattGCCGAAGGTTGAATTTCACAAAACTcgatgctgccgaaactcgagggtccactgtatttcccatgagaaataatatAAATTCCAATTAATCCGTCTCAGAcaacccaaaagtattaacaaaacatacattttatagagaataactatagttttacatacagaaaacaaagaGAAATAAAGgattaatgaaatggataaatgaacatttaaatcacttacctttactgaagagtcttgttggcatatggaagacggtgaggagggaagagggaggagagtgtgTTTGAAGACGggacaaaatacttgaatatgacgctaatatcaactctatggcttatatATCTAtgacaattcatctaatatgacataataaacaatattaataacatagaaacatgatatatactcaagaatgaataaaatgtcattacatatgtgatTAGTGGTGGCTGCAGCAGCTGCCATTCTCTCCTGCTGTGAATACATATCTTCCCATTATTATAAGAGAAGACAGTGTgcttgtgaggctaactgcactacaTTAGTTTCAtgaggaaaacactgaaacaatgtacgtaatacatatataaataaaatattgtataaaaacataacaGAAAATATAAAGAAATAGTGGTTATTGTATGTATACTATAGtacacacttaccttggaggagaagctggcagaggtttagggtggtggaagatagcgcAGGGCGGCatgtgttgtcagtggccctataaacctccAACAATATTGGAGGAGTTAGTTTCGTGTCGTCCTTTTTTTTATCGCTTAATCACTTAacttgctacactttatcgctggctggcactatagcctttatagactactactgctttagtattgtacatatcatagaatcactgaagaattctatcgtgtttctcgcctTTTTTATGAAAGGactggcactctgaactttctttggccccatggtggcttatttagcagtcacaagcataaaaacaatggattattacgaaatgttttggatgaatgtGTGGAGTAATGTTTGCTTaacgagtaacaaaggcagacCGAGTCACAAACATATGAGAGCACGTGTCTGATATGGAAGATTTCCGAGTGGATGTATGAAACCCGGGGTAAAAATTCCCCgaaaaaagtggtcgaaatccAAATTGTACAATATCCGGACCAGACGaaatccaggggtccactgtatttttaattGTAAAGTACATCGCTGTATAATAGTTGTGCCCTTCACAACTACATTCGTTGACATGTcaacataaaaaaaattacaaatggTTTACCTAATAATTCAACTAAATGTAAGCATTTACCTAACCAACTTTTTAACTTATCTCTAGATTTAACTGCATTTTAATTCTCAGGGGAGATGTTCCATTAAGGGAGGCTActttatgctggtgaggggctcttgatccaggtaaTTTGAATTTACTCAAACCTGATTCACTTTTATTCTCTAaatatgttggtgaggggctcttgattttgggaattggatctgtgctccagttccctgaattaagccagaatgccttccacatccccccccccccaggtgctgtataatcctccagatttagcgcttcccccttgattataataataataataatctctaaaTGCTGTATGACTGCATGAATTTAGCACTCCTCTACGAACGCACAATAAtactttattaacccttaaactgtccaagcgtagatctacgttttttcaacatttgaaagtatgtaaaaaagtagatctttccttttttttacatttgaaaacgtgtaaaaaaacttcgatctaagtttttttttttatatatttgaaaatgtgtaaaaaaaaaacatagatctacttttggagcacaacgcatgtgaacatagatctgcttgggcagtttaagggttaatatccaTGTTTTAAATTAACAGCATCATGCTTCATTACTATCTCCCTTCAAGAGGTCACAATTCTAGTGAAGAGCTTTATATCTGAGCTGCTGCTAAACTGGATCAAGTACAGGAGCACCAATAGCCTGACCGATCAGTCAGCCTGGAAGccggtttttttttgggggggggggagcactaaacccataggggccaCAGTGGGGAATAGTAGGCAATCTGTTTCAATCcaaggagagagaggataggtcgaattccttggatcaagtaccCTTCACTATTGTCCAGGTAACTCCCTTAATTAAGGGGTCTGAGACTGGGTTTCTGGGgtgacccatgtgggtttaaATAATTGTGAATATAACAAGTAGTTTCAAACCATACAAATGATATTTTAGTGCTGTATATGTCTCATGAATGTTGTGTGTTAGGAGCTGCCATTTTGCAATGCATGGCCCTGGTGAGATGACGCGCACGCTCTTGGTCAATGAGTTCCAAATCCCGAAGTTTGAGAGCAAGCTGAGTAGTTATGAGATCGCGGTACTTGTCTCCTGCTCCCAGTGCTTCCATAGCTTCAAGCCACTCCACACGCTCTTCCATCTCACTCACCACTGCAACACAAATTGAGATTAACCAATGAATAAGAAATAGGATTTGTTTAAAGTATACATAGTAGCATATTGTATACAAATGAATTTAATCGTGTGGGTTTGTTACATTTTTTAATATAATTCTATATTCATACTTCTCAAGGAAGGTCCCTTAATGCCAGTGAGGGTTCTTGGTCCAAGGAGTTAAACATGACCTCCTCCCTGGACTGAACTTGATTGCCTCCTATATCACCAGGCTGTGACATACACAGGTTTAGTActccccataaatgtaataagtAGGTAACTATACAGTATTGCCAGTGTCATTAGTAAATACTGATACCATAATACTGAAATGTGCATAGTAAGTACACTGAATCTCTTAAAGGAACTGGGGAAGTTGCAATGATACTAGTAAAGGgtttttgatccaagaaattggagctaccctccccttcctctgatcaaaaAAATTAACTCATTTCCCAGGCACTGGATGCTTTAATTGCTTaattatgaaaaaaataaatactcGAATGTTTCTGTATGAAGTCCTCTTcactggggagggggggggggggggtgttggccaCATTTTAGTGAAGAAgaggtctgaggaattagaccctttggtcttcttcctccaaCTGAACCCAAGTCCTCCCAGTCCCgttctccccatccctccctttttCCTGTcctgtttgtagcctctggggtcctcccttCTGGCATTacagttcctaggtagggggaagtatGCTGGGGTTCTTCCCACTCTGTAAAGTCCCTTagggtggtgtagtttgctgtggaatctggatcatccaGAGGTGCCCTGCTTCCTTCCGGATTTCCGGGGGCGGAGTTGGGTGTCCTGCAGATGACAGGTGTACCTCGGGAGGCTGCCTGTTGGGTCTGGGAAGTGGCAGCCAAAGGAGGATAGCTTTGTGGCaggtacctcttcaaggggggctccttggcgcagtgaagaggctcttggtctgagaaattagacctgttggtctccttcctcagaccaaacctaattaccccccaatgcccccttccctatcccatccttcacaccctcccttttccctttcctcctcctccccgtccctcccttattcccttcctctttttggcctgtaggattcttcccacaggcatgctggttcctaggtaggggaaagggtaccggggtccaactcattccgttgaggttcttggcagtggcgtagtttgccgtggaatcttgatcgtctggggatgtctcaatccctctccggtatcctgaagggtggctttgggtgtcttgggcgatgggtgtatctctggaagccgcctttcggattccgggggtggtggccgaaggaggtatgctttgtggcagatatccagccgccctctttcgtccactgaggtagctcagcagatgtgaggttgctatcccggattgctggtttactggcatgaagggtagagtatggcatgggttccatgctgcatctgcactacttgctgtgctgaggtcctcttgggcatggagggagatttccggccctttcattcctcttaggaactattcctccccgctccccgcttttttattctttttttttcttaaaaacaaaaagaaaagaagtaacctaaccatggagaacccaatccatgaatctactacccccaggccccttcttgataccgcaccccattctgaccctgcctcgttttttgaccactcttttgatactcctgatgcccctgtatctcttgctggtgctgtttcctcacccgcttcaggtaccagggtttcaactgactccttcgatttgtctgacctctgctctcctttgactatgcttccagcctctccctctacggcgcagcaattttcgaattgccagcCCGTTTCACATTGGACCAACaccggtcccactcctaaacgccaaaGACAATTGCCTGACGATAatacttcaccaccacctcgttcttctcagaaaagatcaacacgtcaagcactctctttccatgctcagtttcagaatgcacaatggactaactTCTTTACaaccgacttcctctattgcctatctttccgaccatagtattggcaaggcgctcctcCACCatgttgctgtatagtccttgtggcttagcgcttcttttttattataataataataatcctccgccatgttggtagagatatttcctttcatgctctgaaGAGCGGTACACAcgtcatcactgtccagaatgctacccaagctcatgatctttctcttctttcacatatcgatactattcctgtcactatcgaaaaacatcattccctcaattcttgtagtggtactgtcatactGCCCCATACCATATTCCAACAGAATtttcagacatgtggcaatgacattcttgaacagttggaactccaagatctcccaatcctcaaggtagacatatatgtccttcctgcctgtgggcggagacaatacccttgcaatgtggctcgattaacttttgacagccatgaactcctgTCCTCTgcttatgtagcaggacatcagttacaagctcaaaaggtgatccctacacctcaacagtgtagaaattgctggcgatttggtcacccagTGAAATATTGAAGATCtgtagctgaatgcccagtctgtggtgctgatgaccattctaatgtgtcttgcagtcgacctccctcttgccttaattgtcatgaggctcacccttcgtactctcgctgttgccaggtctacttaaatgagcatgaaatccattgcctcaaagaggcagaaggtctcccttatgctatggcagtttctcatctctgccactgtatagtccttgtggcttagcgcttctttttgattataataataataataatctcatctctgcctccaagggagactaccccgtgtttcttattctcttgtttcaaaacatccccccacctCTGAGGTCccatctgcagcctcctctgtggttacccctcccatagtcactactgtatctaattcttttgctgttctgggctcagacatccctacttcaccTCGGTCTGTTCTGACATCGAGTTCTCCCTCACatgccccggtatcgacaagacctcctACAACACCTTCTActaatcgcccctctacttctcaaaagtccaaaaaatcccttttgctcaaatcttctttgccccctccttcccttccacctccacattttacctttccagtctctctacctgattcttcccctctcactggctctgttacaagtgtggaggttcaccctcctcgttctgtgccttcctcccctgtcctctcccaagtttctccctcttctgctgcctcccaggtttctgcctcttctgttccctcccacacttctccagttcccaacACACTTTTGTCCCCCCCCCCTACtttagtacagtccattactgtcccaatctttactcaccctaatccttctatctccaatattgtctcccatacaacgtctttgaattcagaaacacatGAAGCTATTTCAGAATAtactgcagagactaaaccttcaatggacactgattcaccttCTGTTCCTTctattccctctcctccatctctacaACTCCATTCTTTgcaacgctccattccttcgctgcttgaaaaTTTTCGGATGCCACCACAtgtagacttttctaacccttctagtccgtaggtgcccttacctgcggattcctggtattttcctcgTTGCCAAAAATgatctatttacagtggaatatctgtggcctcaggggtaattggggcgagtttcagatgttgctttaccagttttcccctgttggtgtttgcttacaagaaccaaaattacactcggctgtttttcAACCcgtctcaggctataatttattgtattcttcggatcctttttcAGATGgtacctttaatgaaagtgcccttcttctatgcaatgatattctGTACCGTTAACTATTTGTTCATACCTCgatgcattacactgcagcccgtatccacttgaataagtggtttacaatatgttctttgtatctctctcctcgggcactagctatcccagattttgcctttcttgtttcatccttactgccaccacttctgttacttggcgattttaatgcccaccatttcctggGGGGGGGTGTCTCATTGtaactcacgtggcattcagttggaggcttttctcgcttctcacccccctccatgttttaaatatgggtattcCCACCCATTCtgatcctcatactcatactctctcttgcatcaatctctcggtctgctcttcctccactgcactagactttgcctggtctgttctaccagacttacatgacagtgatcactttccaatcattcttacttctccttcatattcaccacctcttcgtagccctcgctggcaatttgatggAGCAAACTGGGACCTTTGCTCGCagctaactgcttttagtgagattccttcttcatcctccattgagcttttacacctcttctcgacatcagttttaactgcagcttctcattctatcccccaaacctcaggcaggcattctcagaaatgtgtgccatggtggtctcctgcttgtgctcaggcagtatgtttgaaacgtgctgtgtggggcaggtaccggtacaatagaaccacagttcctcgccatgtcatccatgacgctaaacacacttgctggcgagattatgtttccaccatcacctcggcttcctctatgagtgcagtctggaaaaaatacggaaactgagtggtaaatactctcctgacccggctcttgttctgcaggttgccggtgttgatatagtaaaccctcttgacgttgccattgaaattgtcaatcatctggtccgtatttctcaagggctccatctatgcccttcgttgctttcctcaaagtctgccagagagttagcacccttgaacTTTTCTTCTCTCATTGAAGAactgtataatgtgccttttacacctcaggaactggaggcgacactctcagcttgccgatcatcggcagctgggcctgacgacattcatattcggatgttacaacatttacatcaagcAGCCCTTGTagccctcttacacctcttcaatcttatttggtcacaaggagttcttccccagctatggaaatctgccattgctctccctttccccaaactgggtactacgggacatgatgcctcccactattgtcccattgctcttaccagtgcagtttgcaaagtgatggaacatctggtaaattgacatttaatgtggtatttagagacacacaacagtctctccactagtcaatatggctttcgtaagggccattctaccatagaccccttactacgcatGGATACGTATGTTcctaatgcctttgtgaataaccacttagttattgccatattttttgaccttgagaaggcatataatacaacttggaggtataatattttggtccaagcccactccttaggcctccacggcaatctaccatccttccttaaaaactttttaactgacagacatttccgtgtttgggttcataatgtgctctccccggactttgtccaaactgtccagggatgtgttctgagcacagcactttttctccttgctataaatgatttggcctctagttttccatccaatatttggtcatcactctatgttgatgacttcgctatagttTGTGCagacgctgactgtcacctcataacagtttctctccagcatgcggtcgaccatgtttccaacTGGGCCAcaatgcatgggtttaaattttccagtaccaaaactcaccaaattactttcactagactctctgtcatctccgatcatcctttgtacctctatggttcacgtatccctgaaagtgatacagtcaagtttctaggcctttgaccgtaggttatcctggaaacctcacattacctctctgaaggcaacttgtcacaaccTGCTGAACGTTCtaaaaacccttgctcatctttcatggggagctgatcctcgaactctccttcgcctacattcagccctcattttatcaaaactcgattatggtaATCAGATatattcagtggcctctcctactctctctcgagccttaaccccatccatcaccagggattacgtttgtgccttggtgcttttcgctcttcccctgttgagagcctctatgcagaagtgaatattccatccttgtccgatcgccgtgatgcccattgccttcgctactatgttcgctctcatgatctccgcaatccttccatatatagaatagtcaccgatgttagtagacatttGTTCGTTGCCCCtatttgctccatcccttttctcttcgcctacatttgctcttgtcttcccttcagttaccacctttctatgttcatgtagcatctccctTTTCCCTGCCCCCTGGGAAGTCccagctgtttgagtctgttctttctcactcccttgtgcGAGAGCCCAACTGCCTACCATAGcttcttgctctctttttcttgagcacatccactctcattctcatgccattgcagtgcacacagatggctctaagtcttctgatggtgtCAGATTCGGAGCAGTGTTTCCGGACGGTGTCATGCAAGGACATTTACTATCCTCGGCTAGcgtttttacagctgaattgtatgtcattcttgcagcacttatccgtattgcatctatgcctgtgtcatcatttatggttgtctcagactcccttagtgctgtacaggctatacaaaaatttgacgcatctcaccccttagtcctccatatccaactttggctatgcc
This genomic stretch from Cherax quadricarinatus isolate ZL_2023a unplaced genomic scaffold, ASM3850222v1 Contig3844, whole genome shotgun sequence harbors:
- the LOC138852087 gene encoding UPF0193 protein EVG1 homolog gives rise to the protein MTEYGPGAKERCQELMAYGKEGATSHPTPRRKSHAQPLYTDTDRFTELVSEMEERVEWLEAMEALGAGDKYRDLITTQLALKLRDLELIDQERARHLTRAMHCKMAAPNTQHS